DNA from Ficedula albicollis isolate OC2 chromosome 22, FicAlb1.5, whole genome shotgun sequence:
GGCACAGCACGAGCAGCTAAAGCGAATCCCAGCTTGGCCCAGCCGGCCTGCTGGGCACCacttcagcagcaccagccctgccagtCTTCCAACTCCCACCACGCTAGTGGAATATCAAACTCCCTGAAGGTTTTCTGCTGCAGAGTAAATTCCAGCTGAGGTGAACCCACCTCAAGGTCTCACCCTGTGCACAAGCACCACAGAACTGGAGCCATCTCAGAGCTCCTTCCCCCGGTGTCAGAGAGCTCCAGACCCACAGCAGTGACCCATCCCCACCACTGCTGGCTCCTTCTGTCCCACATCCCTGATCACATCAGCACCATGAAGTTTCCTCAAACCTGCCcgcacagcctccagcaggtgtttaacTGGcattaaaatcacattaaaatcacattaaaattgcatttaaattgCAAAAGAGTTCCATCTGATGATTTcgtgctgctctgagctgtgcccttcGTGCACTAATGGAGAAAACATCAATATGATGCTGCTGAGGGCTGATGGACCAGTCCCAAGGTAAGTGCAttaaacagcagcacagcaagaagCGCTCTTCCCTCCAGCTTTTTGCTCCCTGTGACGCTGCAAATGTTATTTACAAAGTTTTCCCTGACTGTTTATTCCTCCTGGTGTCTTCCTCTTTGGGGAGGCGCAGGAGCAGAGATGACAAGGGTGACAAATGACTGTGAGCAtccagccaggctcaggctggaacAGGACAGACATTACAGGAAAACAGAGCCAGGTTTGCTTTCTGCCATGAAAAGGAAACTCTTTCCTTTGGAGAAACGCAATGGCAACCCTCATGAAACTCCCACAGAGCCCTCGCAGGGAGGGCATTCTCTGGGCATGACTTAGGAGGCACCAAACCCTGCCCTAAGGGAACCTGAGGGGTTTGgaacccccagctccctccctaAGATGGTTTAGGAGGTACCAAACCCTCCCCTAAAGGCAGCTCTGTAACCCCGGTGTCATTCCCTAGGGATAATTTAGGAGGTACCAAACCCTCCCCTAAAGGCAGGTTTAGAATTCCCCCCATTCCCCGGCCGGGGAGGCGCCGCGCCGCGCCCTGAGGGAAGGAAGGTTCGTGACCCCACCTGAGCCATCCCACAAACGCAGCTCCCGCCCCGATCTCCGCGGCCCGGGCCGCTCCTCCGAGCACCCCCGGGGGTGGGATCGGCCGCTCCGGGGCCGGGTGAACCGAGCGCGGGGCAAATTCCCGAGCGCGGGGCAGCCCGGGGGCCCAGAGCGGCCTCACCGCGGGGCGGCGGGACCCCGCGGCGCACCGGCCCCGCGCCCCCGGTTCtccccggcggggggggggggggggggggggggggggggggggggggggggggggggggggggggggggggggggggggggggggggggggggggggggggggggggggggggggggggggggggggggggggggggggggggggggggggggggggggggggggggggggggggggggggggggggggggggggggggggggggggggggggggggggggggggggggggggggggggggggggggggggggggggggggggggggggggggggggggggggggggggggggggggggggggggggggggggggggggggggggggggggggggggggggggggggggggggggggggggggggggggggggggggggggggggggggggggggggggggggggggggggggggggggggggggggggggggggggggggggggggggggggggggggggggggggggggggggggggggggggggggggggggggggggggggggggggggggggggggggggggggggggggggggggggggggggggggggggggggggggggggggggggggggggggggggggggggggggggggggggggggccgcgcaGCGCGCCTCCGCCGCCAGGGGGCGCCGCGGCCCCGCAGAAACTGCCGCCGACCAATGGGCGGCGCGGGACGGACGGAGGGGGCGGGGCCCGGGCCGAGCCATGGCCGCGCCCAGCGTACCCGGATGCTGCGGGGCGCCATGATGGGTGGCGCGAGTGCGCCGCTGAGAGAGGGGGCGGGCGAGCGCGCGGGAAGGTCCCCGGGCGCTGGGAGAAGCGTGAGGGGTTTGTCCTAAGGGACGAACGGGTTTGAGTTATGGCCGGTTTTCGCTCAGGACGCGGTGCCTGAGGAGGAGCGCGCCGTACGGACAGGTGCCGTGCGCGGCCCTGCcgccatggggggggggggggggggggggggggggggggggggggggggggggggggggggggggctgcgtAACCCGCGCGGTGATTGGCTCCCGCCGCACTGAGGGGCGGGACTAAGGGGTAGAGCGGCGCTGGGATTGGCCGGGGAGCGGCGGGAAGCTGTCTGTGAACCTGCAGGGGGTCGGGCTGAGGGAGAGCGGCGCTGCTGGTTGGCTGGCGCGCGCCGAAGGGCGGGGCGGCGGAGTGCATAAAAAGGGCTTGGCGGCCCGCCTCCCTTGATTTTCGGTCTTTCCGTCGTTTACTTCggtgtgtgctgctcctgctgctgccgccAAGATGTTCGAGGCGCGGCTGGTGCAGGGCTCGGTGCTCAAGCGAGTGCTGGAGGCCCTCAAGGACCTCATCACCGAGGCCTGCTGGGACCTGGGCTCGGGCGGCATCAGCCTGCAGAGCATGGACTCCTCACACGTCTCGCTGGTGCAGCTCACGCTGCGATCGGAGGGCTTCGACACGTACCGCTGCGACCGCAACATCGCCATGGGCGTCAACCTGGCCAGGTCAGGCGGCGGCGGGGTCTCACTGGGCGCTGCCGTGGGGCGGCCGAGCAGGCCCGGGGCTGTGGCGCTGAGGAGAGCGGGGGCTGCCGGAGGGGGTTGTGAGGGGAGATCTGGGAGCCAGGGGGGGTGGGTTTGGAGGTGCggggggtcccgggggggggggggggggggggggggggggggggggggggggggggggggggggggggggggggggggggggggggggggggggggggggggggggggggggggggggggggggggggggggggggggggggggggggggggggggggggggggggggggggggggggggggggggggggggggggggggggggggggggggggggggggggggggggggggggggggaaaaagcagcGCCGGCGGGGCCGCCGCCATGGCGCCTGCTGTGGGAGCGAGTGACAGCTTTAAAGTCCTGTCGCTGGGAaagtccttccagagctgtggggagcgTCAGATGAGCActcccagcaggtcagggaggtGGTCGTTCCTGCCCCGTGAGGCGATTCTGGAGTGCTgggcccagctctgggctcctcgCGAGAGGGGAAACACGGAGTTCCTGAAGCGGGTCCGGCGGAGGGTGACAAACATGAGgggcctggagcatctctgagGCAGCTGAAGCTCTTCAGCCTCGGAAAGAGACTGCTGAGAGAGGGAAATTCATCCCTTTGTGCAAATATCCATGAGAGGGGTCagaggatggatccaggctctgctccgAAGGGCCCAGCCATGGGACAAGAGGAACAGGCAGGAATTGACGCACGGCAGCTTCCAGCCTGCAGACGTGGAGGAACTTTGTgggtgaccaagcactggaagAGATTGGCCAGAGAGGCTGGGGAGTCTCTTCATACACCCACTTTTCCAACAGGGTTAAAAGGAGAGCCTGATAACTGTGATATCATGTCCCCTTCTGCTCTGTCAGCTCTCAGCCCCACGAGTcacctgcttttctctcctccagCATGTCCAAAATCCTGAAATGTGCAGGGAACGAGGACATCATCACCCTACGGGCTGAGGACAACGCAGACACCTTGGCCCTGGTGTTCGAGGCACCGAGTGAGTGTTGGGCTGGGGAGTTCCTTTGTTACTGGGATGTGTTCAGGCAGCATCATAAACCACAGGGGTGCAAGAGGGAGGGACGTGGCAATGGATTCTGCAGGAGTGGGAAGGAACGTCTGATTCTTGGAACAGTCTGGAGGTTGAAACTTCACCATTTgatcaatattttctttgtaagagGAAGACTGTTTTAGGCTGCACACAGATGCCCTTGGCTGTAGCCTTACAGCCTGTGAAGGGCTGTAAGGGAATTCCCAGAGTTCCAGCTCTAAGGGAACAAAGGAAGTTGAGGTGTCATTTTTGGAGGGAGTGGGAGTGGCAGCAGTTTACTTGATGTTTGTCACTTGTTGTAAGCATGTGGTGCAACTGCTTTGCTTCTCCAGACCAGGAGAAGGTTTCTGATTACGAGATGAAGCTGATGGATCTCGatgtggagcagctgggaatCCCAGTAAGtaacagctgctgtgggggtTTGCCACTTTCACATCAGATTCTGGGACACAGCGTGCTTGGTGCtggcagggtgtccctgtgggtgTCCCTGtgatccccagccctggcaggtgtccctgtgggtgtccctgtgagccccagccctggcaggtgtccctgtgaggctctctgtgcccccaggagcaggagtaCAGCTGTGTGGTGAAGATGCCCTCGGCCGAGTTCGCGCGCATCTGCCGGGACCTGAGCCACATCGGCGACGCCGTCGGCTGTgagcccccagagccctggcagggtgtccctgtgggtgTCCCTGtgatccccagccctggcaggtgtccctgtgggtgtccctgtgagccccagccctggcaggtgtccctgtgaggctctctgtgcccccaggagcaggagtaCAGCTGTGTGGTGAAGATGCCCTCGGCCGAGTTCGCGCGCATCTGCCGGGACCTGAGCCACATCGGCGACGCCGTCGTCATCTCCTGCGCCAAGGACGGCGTCAAGTTCTCGGCCAACGGCGAGCTGGGCAACGGCAACATCAAACTGTCCCAGACCAGCAACGTggacaaggaggaggaggctgtgagtggggggctgcagggctcagggctctcCTGCAAAGCCAGTCCTCTGCCCTGGGGGTGGGGATAGCCTGGCTCAGAGtcagccctgcagtgagcagggaccGCGCCGTGTCTGCTGCTTCGTGGAGGGGAGTCCTGAGTGCCTCCAGTTCAGCCTtaccctgggagctgcagcagtgctgggcagggcaggctgggagcagcaccacaGAGGGTGGCCTTTGcctgagctgggccaggctcTACAATGTCTCTGAGCCCAGCCTGCTTCCCCAGGTTACAATAGAGATGAACGAGCCCGTGCAGCTGACCTTCGCCCTGAGGTACCTGAACTTCTTCACCAAAGCCACGCCCCTGTCCCCCACGGTCACACTCAGCATGTCTGCAGATGTTCCTCTGGGTGAGTAccatggctctgctctgcctgaggACAGTTGGAGACTTGAGGCTGGGTTTAATGTAGAACCTCGTGAACCTTTCTTCCGTTCTGTTCCCCAGTTGTGGAGTACAAGATCGCTGACATGGGACACCTCAAGTACTACCTGGCCCCAAAGATCGAGGACCAGCAGGAAGGCTCTTAActggagcaggactggggggatctgctcctgcctggacaCAGCAATTCCAGAgccttggagcatcctgggagCACTGTAGCCGTGTCTTGTAGATatctttgtaaatattttttcaactcACTATTTTGCTCTTCTGGTATCATTGAAAATAGGAAAGCTGAGTTTTTCTAGTCTGTTCCTGTACTCCCAACAATCTCTTGGATGCTGTCTGAAGGTGAAATTTCTTACTCCTTTCCTTTTGGAAATTTTCCAAATTCCTTTTGGAGAAGAGGGGCAGTATTTAATGGGTCAAGATATTCCCTGGAGTTTGCCCTGTGGAGCTGTAGCTTAGGGTTGCTGTTTTATTATCCCATGAGTTTATGTGCccttattttgtttatttttgaagcCGATATTCTGACTGAAacttggaaaatggaaataaaaaatataatttcacgGAGTTTGTGGTGTTTAAATGTGGGTGGGTGGGTGAACTGATGCTTCCGAAGCTCTGCTGGTGTGCCCTgattcccttctccaggctcagagctgagcctggaTCCCTCAGAGGTGTGGGAGAGGTGCCAGTTTGTTCCCTGGGTGTGGGGATAGTGCTGACCGTGCTGCTGGTTGGAATTCATGATCCTGTGAAGGCTTTTCCCGCCGTGACCCTCCGCCCGATGTTCCGTGTATTTTTTGGGAGGCTGTGTGCTTCCCGCGGGGGACGAAGCGCCGGGACGCGGCGCTGTCCCCGGCGGGCGGCAGCAGGTGGCAGTGCCGGCCACGGGCAGAGCCGTGACTGATACAAGATTCGTGTTAATCCTAAAGCTActggggtttgtataaaccagaatacttaggtctgaaatgaagcatgacgctaaagaaaggaaaataaatgattacatcattttgttttaaatccccctgttatgaatattatgtttctaaataagttgtagCTACTAccagcttgcaaaacaaggcttacacacagcccagcagattctgcaaaatcagatttcctgcctctGTGTGATCAATTGCAGCCTATCCCCGAGACCAGACTTCCTGACTTCTGCCATTTCTTATCTACCAACACCAGAGGTTATCTGTGGGACTTGACAAACTGTCCAGCGATCCCAcggaccaccactgcttacctggcaaaattatgacaacaaaaaaaaaaaaacaagtattGATGACTACAGGGAAACCACGCTATAAtagggagctgcaaaccaaagttgGGTGGAGCATGGAGCGGGCAGTGCCCCCCATGTATCCCCAGCGCGCTGCTcgctctgtctatataaaacagagcaatctaaattttgctgaacgCCGAGACTTCTGTTTCTCACTTATAACACTCGGGTGGGTGCACTGAATAACCCGGGGCTGTTTTCCCGGGCTGGGGCCGCGGGCACGGCGAGCCCGGGGCGGGGCGGCCGTGACCTGGAAGGGAAGCGGCGTCAGCGGCAGCGACTTCccggggcagggatggggcGGGCCGGCCGCAGGtacggcgggggggggggggggggggggggggggggggggggggggggggggggggggggggggggggggggggggggggggggggggggggggggggggggggggggggggggggggggggggggggggggggggggggggggggggggggggggggggggggggggggggggggggggggggggggggggggggggggggggggggggggggggggggggggggggggggggggggggggggggggggggggggggggggggggggggggggggggggggggggggggggggggggggggggggggggggggggggggggggggggggggggggggggggggggggggggggggggggggggggggggggggggggggggggggggggggggggggggggggggggggggggggggggggggggggggggggggggggggggggggggggggggggggggggggggggggggggggggggggggggggggggggggggggggggggggggggggggggggggggggggggggggggggggggggggggggggggggggggggggggggggggggggggggggggggggggggggggggggggggggggggggggggggggggggggggggggggggggggggggggggggggggggggggggggggggggggggggggggggggggggggggggggggggggggggggggggggggggggggggggggggggggggggggggggggggggggggggggggggggggggggggggggggggggggggggggggggggggggggggggggggggggggggggggggggggggggggggggggggggggggggggggggggggggggggggggggggggggggggggggggggggggggggggggggggggggggggggggggggggggggggggggggggggggggggggggggggggggggggggggggggggggggggggggggggggggggggggggggggggggggggggggggggggggggggggggggggggggggggggggggggggggggggggggggggggggggggggggggggggggggggggggggggggggggggggggggggggggggggggggggggggggggggggggggggggggggggggggggggggggggggggggggggggggggggggggggggggggggggggggggggggggggggggggggggggggggggggggggggggggggggggggggggggggggggggggggggggggggggggggggggggggggggggggggggggggggggggggggggggggggggggggggggggggggggggggggggggggggggggggggggggggggggggggggggggggggggggggggggggggggggggggggggggggggggggggggggggggggggggggggggggggggggggggggggggggggggggggggggggggggggggggggggggggggggggggggggggggggggggggggggggggggggggggggggggggggggggggggggggggggggggggggggggggggggggggggggggggggggggggggggggggggggggggggggggggggggggggggggggggggggggggggggggggggggggggggggggggggggggggggggggggggggggggggggggggggggggggggggggggggggggggggggggggggggggggggggggggggggggggggggggggggggggggggggggggggggggggggggggggggggggggggggggggggggggggggggggggggggggggggggggggggggggggggggggggggggggggggggggggggggggggggggggggggggggggggggggggggggggggggggggggggggggggggggggggggggggggggggggggggggggggggggggggggggggggggggggggggggggggggggggggggggggggggggggggggggggggggggggggggggggggggggggggggggggggggggggggggggggggggggggggggggggggggggggggggggggggggggggggggggggggggggggggggggggggggggggggggggggagtgttttgggtgggtttggggtgggtttgaGTGGATTTAGGTGGGCTCGGGGTgttttgggtgggtttggggtgctttGGGTGATTTCTCGTGCTGGATCCCCCACCCCGGCTGTCCCCGGCTGTCCCCGCGGGCGGTGGCAGCTCTCTCTCAGTGACATCCCcgcccctgctgctgtgccgGGGGAGATGCGGGGCTGTGCTTCAGGGGACTCGGGATCCCAGGCGGAGCTGCCCTGGAGCCTCCGCGGGGTTTAAAGCACCAGTGCCATATTAGAAATTTGGAATTTCAGCATTAATTGCTTTGGCCAAGCTGCTCAAGCCCTGATTATTTATTTGGCTCCCAAAatcacagcactgtgctggtTCCTGCTCTGGAACCACTGAGATGCCCACTTGGTGTGGAGCTCAGTGGAGTTAAACCTGGTCCTTAAATTTGAGATCTAAAcgatttatatttttatatttatatttatatttatatttatatttatatttatatttatatttatatttatatttatatttatatttatatttatatttatatttatatttatatttatatttatatttatatttatatttatatttatatttatatttatatttatatttatatttatatttatatttatatttatatttatatttatatttatatttatatttatatttatatttatatttatatttatatttatatttatatttatatttatatttatatttatatttatatttatatttatatttatatttatatttatatttatatttatatttatatttatatttatatttatatttatatttatatttatatttatatttatatttatatttatattatttatatttatatttatacacatttgTCCTCAACAGCTTCTTTCTTGTTGGTGAGGCAATGGGAAGGACAGGGCAGCTTGTGGAAGtgtaaaatgggaataattCTGGAGAAGCCCCTGAACAGGCTGGTAAATCATGGGGCAGTGGGTAAGAACAGAGAGCAAAATGGGGCAGAATTGGGAAATCTGGCACCTTGCAGAGAGGTTGGtttatttggctttttcctctcctgcactTCTACCCTTGGGCATGTGGGAGAGCCTGGGGGTGTTTGGGTCATGACCAAAAAACAAGGATGTGTGGGGAGCAGGTGAGGGAGCAGCCTGCAGGTGAGGGGTGTTTCCATTATCCATGGGGCTGAAAATGTTGTggctgtgtttggtttttgctactaaaacaaaaacccaaaggTCAAACCAAAGGTTGAGTGGTGGGAATTTCGGATCAGAGAGGATTTTATAAAAGTCAATTTTACAGCAGGAGGAATGAAGCTGGGTGAGGAATGTGCCAGCAATTAGTGATGGGGAGACAAAGGGCTTCAGTTGAAGTGAAGACTCAGTGTTTTGAGTGGATGCATCCCCTCTGATGCTAAAGAGTGTTGTGGAAACAGTTTTTATCCCTTCCTGTTGGCACCGCTGGAATACCTGCTTTTGTTCCCTTGGTTCCAGactttctcagaaaataaaagctctgtTGAGGCTGGCAGGTGTGgggagcccttccctgcctctccctgggaatctgtgtcctgctgggagaggtgcCCGGCCCCTCCTGTGGCAGGGGGAGGTTGGGAaggctcagggacagcagctggctctgatccctgtccccagtgtccccagcactgggaccctgctctgcacacccGGGGCCGTCCCTGGGGTTTGGTGACCTCACCACTCACACTCGTCCCCTTGTCCTGCTCCCTCTGAGTCACTCCTGCTGTCTCCATCACACCTCCATTTCATTCCAGTTTCCAGTGGTTTGGGTTGatttgttggttggttggttggtttgttgtttttttgggttttttttcccaaaattgcTCTCTTGCAAAATCTGGTGGttgaaaagctgctttgtttagctctggtttgggtttatttgctGGTCCAGAAACAGCCAGAGCTTGGACatctccctgctggcagcaggagctcctcGTGGAGTGAGAACTGGGTCAGACCCTGGGCCCTACCCTGGAATTTCGATCTAGTTTGAAGCACAGGTTCTACCTTGATTCCAGCTATTGTTGCAGCTGTATCCATCTTGTGTTTTGGGCTCCAAACGACGTGCTTAGATCCTCTGTTGGAAAAGTTTTAACTTAcaaagaggagcagagctgccctttgGGTGGCACAGCCTTGAGACAGGAGTTTCTCTTCAGCcccttctgctctgtgtgtctcAGACTGCCATCACTCAGctttctctcctgcctctgctccttccctggctCCAGGCTGTAGCTGATGCCCGGCCCCCCCTGGCATGATGCCGTCGCGGACCAACCTCTCTGCTGGGATTCCCAGTAGCAAAGTCAAATACTCCAAGCTCTCCAGCACTGATGATGGATACATTGACCTGCAGGTAAAAAGTGGGGAAGGAAGCTGTGAAACCACGAGggtgggcagccacagctcggccttgcacaggagctgcttctcGTGCGTCTctggtggagcagctgcagctcagggagggaCAAGGCTGGGTGGGAGCCAAACCCTCGGCCCTTCCCCTCTGGAAAGCCCAAAAAGCCTTCCTGGGAACAGGACTGGGAGTAAGGGCTGCCTCAGCAGGGTCCCCATGGCAGAGCTCCTCCTGGAGGGGCTGTTacagagcctggcagcagagctgctgcagcactttgtcctgtgtcagctctgccagctgtgggGTCACATCTGTGCTGCGCTGggaggggagctgtgctgggttcaGCTGCTCAGTATTTGGGTTTTTCCATCCAGTTCAAGAAGAGCCCACCCAAAATCCCCTACAAGGCCATCGCACTGGCTGTGGTGCTCTTCATGATCGGGACCTTCCTCATCATCATcggagccctgctgctggcagggtaCATCAGCAAAGGGGTGAGTGCTTCATGGCACTtctgcactgctcctgcctgtcctcagagctgccctcaGCCCCCACTGGCCAGCAGGTGacaggaaacagcctcaagttgcaccacGGGGGGTTTACATGCAGAATTAGGAAAGGTTTGTTCTGGAAGGGGTGGGGAGGGCGTGGCACAGCTGCACTGGTGGAGTCCCCGTGCCTGGGAGTGATCAGAACACCAGGATGTGGGCATGTTAGTGGTGACCCTGGGGGTGGTGCTGGGTCatggttggatttgatgacctggaaggtcttttccagcctcagggatccTGTGATTGTGCTCAGTGAGAACTTCAGAGCCACAGAAGTGAGCAGGGAATTGATTCCCACCAcggcctggctgtgctggcagccccttttccctgggatcctgcactcagcctggctggagcaggctcagagctgggctggccatctgcagggagggctgagaGTCCCTGGGGAGgtcacatccctgtcctggagAGATCTGAGCCCGTGCAGAtcgtgcagggacagggaggagctgccagaCCCCGtgtggggcacagcagcacttcccCATCTGGCTGTGGTtggatctgctcctgcagttCTGGGTgtttctccctgctgcctgtgctgtgggctcagggcagagctggcagctgtgttatctctgtggcagcagcagcttctgggcTCTATCAGCAGCACTCCAGGCACAGATCCTGGGCTCGTGCTCAGCCACACTcgcagctcccagccctggctgcacgGCCAGGGGGGTCCCTGGTGAAGGATGAGGACCCTTGAGGGCTTCTGCAGCAAGGAGGAGATGCCAGGACAGGGTTAAGGGCTCAGCCTGACAAACAGCTGAGATATTTCTGATGGAAGGAAgatggatttttgttgttggagactgctgggaaccagggaagcagcttggatttctcacgctgctcaaggaaaacaaaagagaaaagaattataacaatgattatgcacctgcagggtgtgtgagagacGTGATTGTTTTCATGAAAGCATGTTTACTGGGGGTGTCACCTCTCTTGCACCAATGGAATCATTCCTATCCTTGCTACCATGAACTACTCTATATAAGTATAGTGTGTCTTTAAATAAGGGGCTTTTTGGTTagggctttttgcttctccagtGCACAAAGAAGTTTGTTGCTGTATTCTTTTCACTGCTCCCATAGCCCAAATGCAAcagagtttttatttctcactagGCCTTGGGGATGGATCACAGAACCAGGGGATGGTTTGGATTCAAAGGACCTTACAGATCACCTCACTGCAGGCAGGGGCACATTCCCTGAGGCCAGGCAGGGTGGGAGAGGGGGGAGAGCCCCTcctgaggtgtccctgcctgtaGCTGCCTTGGCTGGGGTGATTCTAGCTTTGGGCTGCTGTGGTGTCTGGATAGCTCCAGGAGCCC
Protein-coding regions in this window:
- the PCNA gene encoding proliferating cell nuclear antigen isoform X1, yielding MFEARLVQGSVLKRVLEALKDLITEACWDLGSGGISLQSMDSSHVSLVQLTLRSEGFDTYRCDRNIAMGVNLASMSKILKCAGNEDIITLRAEDNADTLALVFEAPNQEKVSDYEMKLMDLDVEQLGIPEQEYSCVVKMPSAEFARICRDLSHIGDAVVISCAKDGVKFSANGELGNGNIKLSQTSNVDKEEEAVTIEMNEPVQLTFALRYLNFFTKATPLSPTVTLSMSADVPLVVEYKIADMGHLKYYLAPKIEDQQEGS
- the TMEM230 gene encoding transmembrane protein 230, which encodes MMPSRTNLSAGIPSSKVKYSKLSSTDDGYIDLQFKKSPPKIPYKAIALAVVLFMIGTFLIIIGALLLAGYISKGETDRAVPVLIIGILVFLPGFYHLRIAYYASKGYRGYSYDDIPDFDD
- the PCNA gene encoding proliferating cell nuclear antigen isoform X2 gives rise to the protein MFEARLVQGSVLKRVLEALKDLITEACWDLGSGGISLQSMDSSHVSLVQLTLRSEGFDTYRCDRNIAMGVNLASMSKILKCAGNEDIITLRAEDNADTLALVFEAPNQEKVSDYEMKLMDLDVEQLGIPEQEYSCVVKMPSAEFARICRDLSHIGDAVVISCAKDGVKFSANGELGNGNIKLSQTSNVDKEEEAVTIEMNEPVQLTFALRYLNFFTKATPLSPTVTLSMSADVPLVVEYKIADMGHLKYYLAPKIEDQQEGS